From a single Solenopsis invicta isolate M01_SB chromosome 6, UNIL_Sinv_3.0, whole genome shotgun sequence genomic region:
- the LOC120358062 gene encoding glutamic acid-rich protein-like, translating to MSGRKTQGKKIKKTERDLDAELDKEIQEGMRGIEIDENVIEKGEETEEEIEEEEEEEEEKKKQKEKERRTFAERKKRDVSTCFYN from the exons at GTCAGGACGCAAGacacaaggaaaaaaaataaagaagacgGAAAGAGATTTAGATGCCGAGTTAGATAAAGAAATACAGGAGGGAATGAGAGGAATAGAGATAGATGAGAACGTGATAGAGAAAGGGGAAGAGACAGAGGAAGAGatagaggaggaggaagaggaggaagaagagaaaaaaaaacaaaaagaaaaagagaggaggaCGTTTGctgaaagaaagaaacgtgatGTAAGTACATGCTTTTATAATTag